The sequence GTAAAAAAATTAGTGGCAGTTGGCCTAAACGACAATTTGCCATTATTCGTGATGGGGCATGGACTCGGGGCAACGATTGTGATGCATATGATTTTAGCTAAAAAGATTGAATGTGCTGGGTTTATATTTAGCTCCCCATGGTTAACGCTCAAGCACCAGCCACCGAAGTTTTCGGCAGTGCTGTCCAAATTGACTTCGTCTATGAAGGTCAACCATGATATTAGTATTGAACTATTGACGCGCAATTACGATTTATATGTAGAAGCCCAACAGGATCGACACTATAATTCGGTTGCGACGGCTGGCTGGTATAGGGAATTACAAGCCTTCATGAAAGATGTGGCGCAGTATGAGGGGACGATTCATGATACACCATTATTGGTTCATATAGCCGGGAACGATAAAATAGCGGATTCTTCACCAACAAAGAAGTGGTTGATTCACCAAAATCTTTCTGAATTTCAATATAAAGAATGGAAACACCTTTACCATGATGTATTTCAGGAACCTGAGCGCGAAGAAGTCTATCTCTATACAGAATCATTTATGAATAATGTGTTAAGGTCACTTGGATATGTTGTATAAGAAACGCCCATGGATGGCATTCACAAATTAAAACGTTAGGAAGTGTTTCGTATGACGACAATTGGATTTGTACGGCATGGGGTCACCGCTTGGAATAAAGAAGGACGAGCGCAGGGGAGTTCAGATATTCCTCTTGATGAGGAAGGCATTGCGATGGCAGAGCATGTGGCGAAAAGATTTGCCGAGGAACAATGGGATGTCATCTATACGAGTCCTTTGGTTCGCGCGAAAAAGACAGCAGAAATCATTGCGGTGGGAAAACCTGGTGTTTCACTACTAGAAGATAATCGTCTGCGTGAATTTGGTGGCGGCCAAATTGAAGGGACGACCGAAGTAGAACGGCTTGCCAAATGGGGGCAATCGTGGAGAGAACTAGAGTTAGGTATAGAACTGGATGATGAAATTATCTCACGTGGGATGGCGTTTATAGAAGACATGAAAGCGGCGCATGCTGGCCAACGCGTGCTGGTGGTCAGTCATGGAGGGTTTATCAAACGATTGATAGGCGCATTGGTGCCTGATGAGGATCTTGGAGAAAAAGTAGATAATACATCGCTAACGGTTGTGGAGTTAGGTGATGATGAGAACCTTTGCCGTTTATTTAATTGTACAAAGCATTTGGAGCTGATCGATTAACATCGATCAGCTTTTTTTATTCATATATTTTTGTGATATTTATAAAGTAGTCGCCTTATTAGGA comes from Sporosarcina sp. FSL K6-3457 and encodes:
- a CDS encoding alpha/beta hydrolase; this translates as MWKWEAEGQPKAVVAIVHNAYEHHSRYAWLIQKLRSAGFHVVAGDLPGHGAEGKKIHDESFEAYVSYVKKLVAVGLNDNLPLFVMGHGLGATIVMHMILAKKIECAGFIFSSPWLTLKHQPPKFSAVLSKLTSSMKVNHDISIELLTRNYDLYVEAQQDRHYNSVATAGWYRELQAFMKDVAQYEGTIHDTPLLVHIAGNDKIADSSPTKKWLIHQNLSEFQYKEWKHLYHDVFQEPEREEVYLYTESFMNNVLRSLGYVV
- a CDS encoding histidine phosphatase family protein; translated protein: MTTIGFVRHGVTAWNKEGRAQGSSDIPLDEEGIAMAEHVAKRFAEEQWDVIYTSPLVRAKKTAEIIAVGKPGVSLLEDNRLREFGGGQIEGTTEVERLAKWGQSWRELELGIELDDEIISRGMAFIEDMKAAHAGQRVLVVSHGGFIKRLIGALVPDEDLGEKVDNTSLTVVELGDDENLCRLFNCTKHLELID